In Spirochaeta thermophila DSM 6578, the following proteins share a genomic window:
- a CDS encoding peptidoglycan DD-metalloendopeptidase family protein yields MQRTSFYMESTYVKPGLPRKRRVPDRIPGSRIRMVGHLPSVERRTRPGRVLLHRVWERITSSDLCRRGALSVMTVSLALSLFFFIAPSLSSVTVSIPVAESHEDISEILRSYVRREEHPPADILEPVDPSLFSRLSIRSYTIQEGDTLYDVARRFGLRMDTLVSFNTIEDVRRIPVGAQIQVPDRDGLLYTVRRGDTLEGLSGRFGVSLARILDANDLDSDVLTPGQKLFIPGARMTSFELKKALGELFIFPLRGRISSGFGIRPDPFTGVPKFHNGIDIPGDVGTPVYAALGGRVVQTGTHPIYGKYVILSHPDGFQTLYAHLSRIRVEKGAYVSQGGRVGDVGNTGYSTGPHLHFSIFKYGKAVDPLRYLH; encoded by the coding sequence ATGCAACGAACGTCGTTCTACATGGAAAGCACCTATGTGAAGCCGGGTCTCCCCCGGAAGAGGCGTGTCCCTGATCGCATCCCGGGGTCCCGGATCAGGATGGTGGGCCACCTCCCTTCCGTGGAGAGGCGTACTCGTCCGGGGCGGGTCCTGTTGCACCGGGTGTGGGAGCGCATCACCTCCTCCGACCTCTGCAGGAGGGGGGCGCTCTCGGTGATGACCGTGTCGTTGGCGCTCAGTCTTTTCTTCTTCATCGCTCCTTCCCTCTCCTCCGTGACCGTGTCGATTCCCGTGGCGGAATCACACGAGGATATCTCGGAGATCCTCCGTTCGTACGTACGAAGGGAGGAGCATCCTCCCGCCGATATCCTCGAACCCGTCGACCCTTCCCTCTTCTCGAGACTCTCCATCCGTAGTTATACGATACAAGAGGGGGACACTCTCTACGATGTGGCGAGGCGTTTCGGGTTGAGAATGGATACCCTCGTGAGCTTCAATACCATAGAGGATGTGAGGCGTATCCCCGTGGGGGCGCAGATCCAGGTGCCGGATAGGGACGGCCTCCTCTATACCGTGCGGCGGGGGGATACGCTCGAAGGGTTGAGCGGACGATTCGGGGTCTCACTCGCACGGATCCTCGATGCGAACGATCTCGACTCCGACGTGCTCACGCCGGGACAGAAGCTCTTCATCCCCGGTGCCCGCATGACTTCCTTCGAGCTCAAGAAGGCTCTGGGAGAGCTCTTCATCTTTCCCCTGCGGGGGAGGATCTCATCGGGGTTCGGTATACGCCCGGATCCGTTCACCGGGGTGCCGAAGTTCCACAATGGGATCGATATCCCCGGTGATGTGGGGACTCCTGTGTATGCCGCACTCGGGGGGAGGGTGGTGCAGACGGGGACGCATCCGATCTATGGGAAGTACGTGATCCTCTCTCATCCCGATGGGTTTCAGACCCTCTATGCCCATCTCTCGCGGATCAGGGTCGAGAAGGGAGCCTATGTCTCCCAGGGGGGAAGGGTCGGTGATGTTGGAAACACGGGGTACAGTACGGGGCCCCACCTCCACTTCTCGATATTCAAGTATGGAAAGGCGGTAGACCCGCTTCGATATCTTCATTAA
- a CDS encoding penicillin-binding protein — MIGSRLGWRDILVFTLIGIWGVLLVGRYAHLMLSGSPQDSSPSRSIIRGPILDRNGEILAMQTRLAALTAWKPSITRPEEAARLLSPILEMSEEELLSLIQRYPGFFYVKRRISPSEEQEIKNLLEAGSLPGFSLQPEFVRIYPFKQLASHAVGFAGTDSRGLDGIEYTMDRTLMSSPLESPAASGNQVVLTIDVNIQHKTDQIARRIQEEEQADSVMILVADALTGEILAYTALPDFDPNHYPEATDEERFNYPVSAVYEPGSVFKIFSLASIVELGGASRESTFFCNGFYENASVSPPIRIRCLGVHGTETIQDILANSCNAGAAYASDTVDRQRFYEMLTRLGFGSRTGIRLNGESAGVLQPPRLWSLRSKPTIAIGQEIGVTAIQMIQAATALANGGVMLRPRIVKKVLSSDGSVIEEMGPEPAGRVFSPGTAALILEGMREAVERGTARRAALEQLPIAAKTGTAQKVDPETGRYSETAFVASTLALLPADDPRVIVYVVIDTPHGDSYYGGRIAAPVVREIAAFLQDYLPLPSGNRTTLVGTGHVTPLLQRLPEIGDEIPDFTGLSKRDLIPLLLRDDIEVIIRGSGWVTRQDPPPGTPYSPGMRLILELE, encoded by the coding sequence ATGATCGGTTCCAGACTCGGCTGGCGCGACATCCTGGTCTTCACCCTCATCGGCATCTGGGGCGTGCTTCTCGTGGGTCGCTACGCCCACCTCATGCTCTCCGGTTCCCCCCAGGACTCCTCTCCTTCCCGCTCCATCATACGAGGACCCATCCTCGACAGGAACGGGGAGATCCTCGCCATGCAGACACGTCTGGCTGCTCTCACCGCATGGAAACCTTCGATCACTCGACCGGAAGAGGCGGCCCGCCTCCTCTCACCCATACTGGAGATGAGTGAGGAGGAACTCCTCTCCCTCATCCAACGATATCCGGGGTTCTTCTATGTGAAACGTCGGATCTCCCCATCGGAGGAGCAGGAGATCAAGAATCTCCTGGAAGCTGGATCGCTTCCCGGCTTTTCCCTCCAGCCTGAATTCGTGCGGATCTATCCTTTCAAGCAACTCGCTTCACACGCCGTAGGGTTCGCCGGTACCGACAGCAGGGGACTCGACGGCATAGAATACACCATGGACAGGACCCTCATGTCATCCCCCCTCGAGAGCCCCGCAGCATCGGGCAATCAGGTGGTCCTCACCATCGACGTGAACATCCAGCACAAGACCGATCAGATCGCCCGTCGGATACAGGAGGAGGAACAGGCCGATTCGGTGATGATCCTGGTGGCGGACGCCCTCACAGGCGAGATCCTCGCCTACACCGCACTACCCGACTTCGACCCCAACCACTATCCCGAGGCAACGGACGAGGAACGCTTCAATTATCCCGTGTCGGCGGTGTACGAGCCCGGTTCCGTGTTCAAGATCTTCAGCCTCGCCAGCATCGTGGAACTGGGAGGAGCTTCCCGGGAGAGCACCTTCTTCTGCAACGGCTTCTACGAAAACGCCTCGGTCTCTCCCCCCATCCGTATCAGATGCCTCGGGGTCCACGGGACCGAGACCATACAGGACATCCTCGCGAACTCCTGCAACGCCGGAGCTGCCTATGCCTCGGACACCGTGGATCGCCAGCGCTTCTATGAGATGCTCACGAGGCTCGGATTCGGTTCCAGGACAGGGATCAGACTCAACGGGGAGAGTGCAGGGGTCCTGCAGCCGCCGCGTCTCTGGTCACTCAGATCCAAACCCACCATCGCGATCGGGCAGGAGATAGGGGTGACGGCGATCCAGATGATCCAGGCGGCCACCGCTCTTGCGAACGGCGGCGTGATGCTCAGACCCCGTATCGTGAAAAAGGTCCTCTCGTCCGACGGAAGCGTGATCGAGGAGATGGGACCCGAACCCGCAGGCCGGGTCTTCTCGCCCGGCACCGCGGCCCTTATACTGGAGGGCATGAGAGAGGCCGTGGAGCGGGGCACCGCGAGACGAGCCGCCCTGGAGCAGCTTCCCATCGCGGCCAAGACAGGTACCGCCCAGAAGGTGGACCCCGAGACCGGACGTTACTCCGAGACCGCTTTCGTGGCCTCCACCCTGGCCCTCCTCCCTGCCGACGACCCGCGGGTCATCGTCTATGTGGTGATCGACACCCCGCATGGGGACAGCTACTACGGTGGAAGGATCGCGGCCCCGGTGGTACGGGAGATCGCCGCCTTTCTCCAGGACTACCTCCCCCTTCCCTCGGGGAATCGGACCACCCTCGTCGGTACCGGCCACGTGACCCCCCTTTTGCAGAGGCTCCCCGAGATCGGAGATGAGATCCCCGACTTCACAGGCCTCTCCAAAAGGGACCTCATCCCTCTCCTCCTGAGAGACGATATCGAAGTGATCATCAGGGGCTCCGGATGGGTGACCCGACAGGATCCCCCGCCGGGTACACCCTACAGCCCCGGTATGCGGCTCATCCTCGAACTGGAGTAG
- a CDS encoding motility associated factor glycosyltransferase family protein, which produces MDTFTANLEALKRLLPREHLSLLERSGSVPVELQGGDIPTLLLAGRVVHSSRAPEKEAARLFEHRPELRHAQVVVFLGFGLGYHLEAFLEKNHYGEAWVLEPAPEVLLHAARTRSLTRILSSDRVKILLPSPDVPKRLYHDLLGKGSEKIFFHSLPAYTYAFPDEASRLASLVNRIRETRRINRFTIERFGRRWIRNLLVNLPWILYGRGIELLQNEFPYPTLLLAAGPTLDQIGSLLPELARRCIVVATDTAYRWAMAHGVEPDFVVIVDPQYWNTRHLDHMGQGTSLFIMDPAVYPSLIRRHASRSLFIASPSPLAAYLSRWIPFRARLGAGGSVSTTAWDFCRYIGSNTIFCAGLDLAFPDGRTYYRGSLYERLRHSASWRLNQPVQEETLALWEGGADVVEIEEDHPLITNARMKLYASWFSLHLPESMVKSVRITGPGLPIEGMEQLPPEDILGLPPVREHIDPLIREILAGDLAPERPDTKTGEKALAIYEHLLEGLSELGCLLEQGLKTLATWDGTPRHAQEIFSSLEGVDSRIYTHPLRDLVGFLLQDIVDRLSDEPAMEHVLGNSRILYQKIREGVVLHRTEIERAREMVKKL; this is translated from the coding sequence ATGGACACCTTCACGGCGAACCTTGAGGCACTCAAACGCCTCCTTCCCCGGGAACACCTCTCCCTGCTCGAACGATCCGGTTCCGTCCCTGTGGAGCTCCAGGGGGGAGACATCCCCACCCTCCTACTCGCGGGCCGTGTGGTGCACAGCAGCAGAGCGCCCGAGAAGGAAGCCGCTCGGCTCTTCGAGCATCGGCCCGAACTCCGCCATGCCCAGGTCGTGGTCTTCCTCGGATTCGGACTCGGCTACCACCTGGAGGCCTTCCTGGAAAAGAACCACTACGGCGAGGCCTGGGTGCTGGAACCCGCCCCGGAGGTGCTCCTCCACGCCGCGCGGACAAGATCCCTCACCCGTATCCTCTCCTCCGATCGCGTGAAGATCCTCCTCCCCTCCCCCGATGTGCCGAAACGTCTCTATCACGACCTCCTGGGAAAGGGATCGGAGAAGATCTTTTTTCACTCCCTTCCGGCCTATACCTATGCCTTCCCGGACGAAGCATCCCGTCTCGCCTCACTCGTAAACCGCATCCGGGAAACGAGGAGAATCAACCGTTTCACCATCGAACGCTTCGGGAGGAGGTGGATCCGCAACCTCCTCGTGAACCTTCCCTGGATCCTCTACGGGAGGGGGATCGAACTCCTCCAGAACGAATTCCCGTACCCCACCCTCCTCCTGGCGGCGGGCCCCACCCTGGATCAGATCGGCTCCCTCCTTCCCGAACTCGCCAGGCGCTGCATCGTGGTGGCCACGGACACCGCCTACAGATGGGCCATGGCACACGGGGTGGAGCCCGACTTCGTCGTCATCGTGGACCCTCAATACTGGAACACCCGGCACCTCGACCACATGGGCCAAGGAACATCCCTCTTCATCATGGACCCTGCGGTCTATCCCTCCCTGATCAGGAGGCACGCATCCCGGAGTCTCTTCATCGCATCCCCTTCCCCTCTCGCTGCCTACCTCTCCCGGTGGATCCCGTTCCGCGCTCGACTCGGCGCTGGAGGATCGGTCTCCACCACGGCATGGGACTTCTGCCGATACATCGGGAGCAACACGATCTTCTGCGCCGGTCTCGACCTCGCCTTTCCCGATGGGAGGACCTATTACCGCGGCTCGCTCTACGAGAGACTACGACACTCGGCCTCCTGGAGGCTCAACCAACCCGTTCAGGAGGAGACGCTCGCCCTCTGGGAGGGGGGAGCCGACGTCGTCGAGATCGAGGAAGACCATCCACTCATCACCAATGCGAGGATGAAGCTCTACGCATCTTGGTTTTCACTCCACCTCCCCGAGAGCATGGTGAAGAGCGTACGTATCACCGGGCCGGGCCTCCCGATCGAGGGGATGGAACAACTTCCCCCCGAGGACATCCTGGGACTCCCCCCTGTTCGAGAACACATCGACCCCCTCATACGAGAGATCCTCGCCGGTGATCTAGCCCCTGAGCGTCCGGACACGAAGACAGGGGAGAAGGCCCTCGCAATCTACGAACACCTCCTCGAGGGACTCTCCGAGCTGGGTTGTCTCCTCGAACAGGGTCTCAAGACACTCGCCACCTGGGACGGCACGCCCCGACACGCGCAGGAGATCTTCTCATCCCTGGAGGGCGTGGACAGCCGGATCTATACCCATCCCCTGAGGGATCTCGTGGGATTCCTGCTCCAAGACATCGTGGACAGACTCTCCGATGAACCGGCGATGGAACACGTGCTCGGCAACTCCAGGATTCTCTATCAGAAGATCAGAGAAGGTGTCGTCCTCCATCGCACTGAAATAGAACGAGCCCGTGAAATGGTGAAAAAACTCTAA
- the carB gene encoding carbamoyl-phosphate synthase large subunit, which translates to MPARKDISSVLIIGSGPIVIGQACEFDYSGTQAVKALKEEGYRVILVNPNPATIMTTPGLADVVYMEPLEVPYLEEIIRKERPDALLPTMGGQTGLNLSVELYEAGVLDRYGVELIGANVEAIRKAEDRGKFKEVVTSIGLDVPRSAMVKSLQEGRKVMEEIGLPLVIRPSFTLGGKGGSIASTPEDFELLLERALLESPVHEALIEESLLGWKEFELEVMRDHMDNAVIVCSIENIDPMGVHTGDSVTVAPIQTLSDWEYQKMRTAGIEVLRAIGVDCGGSNVQFAVRPDTGRMVVIEMNPRVSRSSALASKATGFPIARCAAKLAVGYTLDEVINEITGKTVSCFEPALDYVAVKVPRFEFDKFPSEYEELGTQMKSIGESLALGRTFAEAFNKAWRAAEYGFEGLQELRGVSDEDLERMLHFLHPRKFFAIYTVLRREGRGAVPYLAEKTKVDPWFLFEMARVAEFENELERERTLTPERLLQAKQYGLTDRRIASLVGMREEEVSAMRDAHGFRASYHFVDTCAGEFEAQTPYFYSTYGEIDEGGDAGEESVIIIASGPNRIGQGLEFDTCCTLATMAYRELGKKAIMVNSNPETVSTDFNVSDRLYLEPLSPEDVGEILKKEKTKKVVVQLGGQTPLNMAEALEAAGAEIVGTPVRGIKEAEDRGFFADLVRRVGLNQPANRAARTLEEVRAFAEEIGYPVLLRPSFVLGGKSMFIAFSPDELEEFLRRGVEISPERPVLVDQFLEDAFEYDVDAVSDGENVYIGGIMQHIEAAGIHSGDSACVFPPYKSNPEVLTQMKDATVKIARALGVEGFLNIQYAVKDDVLYVLEVNPRASRTVPYLSKASGVNMVKAAVRVWEGEDLKTQGLVGEDGVGEGRCVVGWAVKEAMFSFDRFRTVDPILGPEMKSTGEVIGIGRTFGEAFAKAQLAAGNTLPTKGRVFVSVHDADKATILPIVKELVELGFEIAATRGTADFLYRHGIFSEVLLKLHEGHPNVVDHMRRGRIHLVINTPLGRFSQRGDEHIRIEALRRKIPYTTTTSAAKAAVEGIKYLLSGEVRVQEVTKFE; encoded by the coding sequence GTGCCGGCACGAAAGGATATCTCATCGGTACTTATCATAGGTTCGGGTCCCATAGTGATAGGTCAGGCCTGTGAGTTCGACTACTCCGGGACCCAGGCCGTGAAGGCCCTCAAAGAGGAGGGCTACAGAGTCATCCTCGTGAACCCCAACCCCGCCACGATCATGACCACTCCCGGCCTCGCCGACGTGGTGTACATGGAGCCGCTCGAGGTTCCCTACCTCGAGGAGATCATCAGGAAGGAGCGGCCTGACGCCCTGCTCCCCACCATGGGAGGGCAGACGGGCCTCAATCTCTCGGTGGAGCTCTACGAGGCGGGGGTGCTCGACCGCTACGGGGTCGAGCTCATCGGCGCGAACGTGGAGGCCATCAGGAAGGCCGAGGATCGGGGGAAGTTCAAGGAGGTGGTGACGAGTATCGGCCTGGACGTGCCCCGATCGGCGATGGTCAAGAGCCTGCAAGAGGGACGAAAGGTGATGGAGGAGATAGGCTTGCCCTTGGTGATCCGGCCGAGCTTCACCTTGGGCGGCAAGGGCGGGAGCATCGCCTCCACGCCCGAGGACTTCGAACTCCTCCTGGAACGGGCCCTCCTCGAGAGTCCGGTCCACGAGGCCCTCATCGAGGAATCGCTCCTCGGGTGGAAGGAGTTCGAACTCGAGGTGATGCGCGACCACATGGACAATGCAGTGATCGTCTGTTCGATAGAGAACATCGATCCCATGGGCGTGCACACCGGCGACAGCGTGACCGTGGCCCCCATCCAGACCCTCTCCGACTGGGAGTACCAGAAGATGCGGACCGCCGGGATAGAGGTGCTGCGGGCCATCGGCGTGGACTGTGGGGGATCGAACGTGCAGTTCGCCGTACGGCCGGACACCGGGAGGATGGTGGTGATAGAGATGAATCCCCGCGTCTCCCGATCGAGTGCCCTCGCGAGCAAGGCGACGGGCTTCCCCATCGCCCGGTGTGCCGCCAAACTCGCCGTGGGGTATACCCTGGACGAGGTGATCAACGAGATCACGGGGAAGACGGTTTCCTGCTTCGAGCCGGCCCTCGACTACGTGGCGGTGAAGGTCCCCCGGTTCGAGTTCGACAAATTCCCCTCGGAGTACGAGGAGCTGGGCACGCAGATGAAGTCGATCGGCGAATCCCTCGCCCTGGGGAGGACCTTCGCCGAGGCCTTCAACAAGGCCTGGCGTGCGGCCGAATACGGGTTCGAGGGGCTCCAGGAGCTTCGTGGTGTGAGTGACGAGGACCTCGAGCGGATGCTCCACTTCCTCCATCCCAGGAAGTTCTTCGCCATCTACACCGTGCTCCGACGGGAGGGGAGAGGAGCGGTGCCCTATCTCGCGGAGAAGACCAAGGTGGATCCGTGGTTCCTCTTCGAGATGGCCCGGGTGGCCGAGTTCGAGAACGAGCTCGAGCGTGAGCGCACGCTCACCCCGGAGCGCCTCCTCCAGGCGAAGCAGTACGGACTCACCGACAGGCGCATCGCCTCGCTCGTGGGGATGCGCGAGGAGGAGGTGAGCGCCATGCGGGATGCCCATGGCTTCAGGGCCTCCTACCACTTCGTGGACACCTGCGCCGGGGAGTTCGAGGCCCAGACCCCCTACTTCTACAGCACCTACGGCGAGATCGACGAGGGCGGGGATGCCGGTGAGGAGAGCGTGATCATCATCGCCTCCGGGCCGAACAGGATCGGGCAGGGTCTCGAGTTCGACACCTGCTGCACGCTCGCCACCATGGCCTATCGGGAACTGGGGAAGAAGGCCATCATGGTGAACTCCAACCCCGAGACCGTGTCCACCGACTTCAATGTCTCCGATAGGCTCTACTTGGAGCCTCTCTCCCCGGAGGATGTGGGGGAAATACTCAAGAAGGAGAAGACGAAGAAGGTCGTCGTCCAGCTCGGCGGCCAGACGCCCCTCAACATGGCCGAGGCCCTCGAGGCGGCAGGTGCCGAGATCGTGGGTACACCGGTGCGGGGTATCAAGGAAGCGGAGGACCGAGGGTTTTTCGCCGATCTCGTGCGTCGGGTGGGGCTCAACCAGCCGGCCAACCGCGCGGCCCGTACCCTCGAGGAGGTGCGCGCCTTTGCCGAGGAGATCGGCTATCCGGTCCTCCTCCGTCCCTCGTTCGTCCTGGGCGGGAAGAGCATGTTCATCGCGTTCTCGCCCGACGAACTCGAGGAGTTCCTCAGGCGTGGCGTTGAGATCTCACCCGAACGACCGGTGCTCGTGGACCAGTTCCTCGAAGATGCCTTCGAATACGACGTTGATGCGGTCTCCGATGGAGAGAACGTCTACATCGGGGGGATCATGCAGCACATCGAGGCGGCGGGCATACACTCCGGCGATTCCGCCTGCGTCTTCCCCCCGTACAAGTCGAACCCCGAGGTGCTCACCCAGATGAAGGACGCCACGGTGAAGATCGCCCGTGCACTGGGCGTGGAAGGGTTCCTCAATATCCAGTACGCGGTGAAGGACGACGTGCTCTACGTGCTCGAGGTGAACCCCAGGGCCTCCCGGACCGTACCGTATCTCTCCAAGGCCTCGGGGGTGAACATGGTGAAGGCCGCGGTGAGGGTGTGGGAAGGGGAGGACCTCAAGACCCAGGGGCTCGTGGGAGAGGACGGTGTAGGCGAAGGACGGTGTGTGGTGGGCTGGGCGGTGAAGGAGGCCATGTTTTCGTTCGACCGGTTCCGCACGGTCGACCCCATACTCGGGCCTGAGATGAAGTCCACCGGCGAGGTGATAGGGATAGGCCGCACCTTCGGAGAGGCCTTCGCCAAGGCCCAGCTGGCGGCGGGGAACACCCTTCCCACGAAGGGACGGGTGTTCGTCTCGGTGCACGATGCCGACAAGGCGACGATCCTGCCTATCGTGAAGGAACTCGTGGAGCTCGGATTCGAGATCGCGGCCACGAGAGGGACCGCCGACTTCCTCTATCGACACGGTATCTTTTCGGAGGTCCTCCTCAAGCTCCATGAGGGGCATCCGAATGTCGTCGATCACATGAGGAGGGGCCGGATCCATCTGGTCATCAACACCCCCCTCGGTCGATTCTCCCAGCGGGGGGACGAACACATCCGCATAGAGGCCTTGAGGAGGAAGATCCCCTATACCACCACCACGTCCGCGGCCAAGGCGGCGGTGGAGGGGATAAAGTATCTCCTCTCCGGTGAAGTCCGGGTGCAGGAGGTGACGAAATTCGAGTGA
- the carA gene encoding glutamine-hydrolyzing carbamoyl-phosphate synthase small subunit codes for MEERCALVLEDGMVFYGTSFGAPALPIERLTPGLKPLEGVGEVVFNTGMVGYFEILTDPSYTGQIVTMTYPHIGNYGVDEAWCESGPEEGRRKVKAAGFVIRSLYDGPVPEGRMSLHEYLASQGIPGITGVDTRALTLRLRDGGSPFGVIVAVPHGREMLNDEERTRVVEYLTSIPHMEGANLIGYVGTHQVVDLEGRRPPHFAVIDCGIKANIIRELKARDVQVTLFPSSVGADELLTPEFDAVLFSNGPGDPAVLTEQIDLARSLIGKKPLFGVCLGHQIISLAFGAKTYKMKFGHHGINNPVRDEFTRRVFVTSQNHGFAVDEETLPDDLLVWFRNANDATVEGIAHRDLPVKASQFHPEAGPGPHDCSWIFDEFISTALRARKE; via the coding sequence ATGGAAGAACGCTGTGCCCTGGTCCTGGAAGACGGGATGGTCTTCTACGGCACCTCTTTCGGTGCCCCCGCCCTTCCGATCGAGCGCCTCACCCCTGGGCTGAAACCGCTCGAAGGGGTGGGGGAGGTGGTGTTCAACACGGGGATGGTGGGATACTTCGAAATCCTCACCGATCCCTCGTATACCGGACAGATCGTGACCATGACCTATCCCCATATCGGGAACTACGGGGTGGATGAGGCCTGGTGCGAGAGTGGTCCGGAGGAGGGGCGGCGTAAGGTGAAGGCCGCAGGTTTCGTCATACGCTCGCTCTATGACGGACCGGTTCCCGAGGGGCGCATGTCCCTTCACGAGTACCTCGCCTCACAGGGGATCCCCGGTATCACCGGCGTGGATACCCGTGCCCTCACCCTGAGACTCCGCGATGGCGGGAGCCCCTTCGGAGTCATCGTGGCCGTGCCCCACGGGAGGGAGATGCTCAACGACGAGGAGCGGACGAGGGTGGTGGAATACCTCACGAGCATCCCCCACATGGAAGGGGCGAACCTCATAGGGTACGTAGGCACGCATCAGGTCGTGGATCTGGAGGGCCGGCGGCCTCCTCACTTCGCAGTGATCGACTGCGGGATCAAGGCCAACATCATACGGGAGCTCAAGGCCCGCGACGTGCAGGTGACGCTCTTCCCCAGTTCCGTGGGAGCCGACGAGCTCCTCACACCCGAGTTCGACGCCGTGCTCTTCTCCAACGGTCCGGGCGATCCGGCGGTGCTCACCGAGCAGATCGACCTCGCCCGCTCCCTCATCGGCAAGAAGCCCCTCTTCGGCGTGTGCCTGGGCCACCAGATCATCTCCCTCGCCTTTGGCGCCAAGACCTATAAGATGAAGTTCGGCCATCACGGCATCAACAACCCGGTGCGTGACGAGTTCACCCGCCGGGTCTTCGTCACCTCCCAGAACCACGGGTTCGCAGTGGACGAAGAGACCCTGCCCGACGACCTTCTCGTCTGGTTCAGGAACGCCAACGATGCCACGGTGGAGGGAATCGCCCACAGGGATCTCCCGGTGAAGGCCTCCCAGTTCCACCCGGAGGCAGGACCCGGTCCTCATGACTGTTCCTGGATCTTCGACGAGTTCATCAGCACCGCCCTCAGGGCGAGAAAGGAGTAG
- a CDS encoding adenine phosphoribosyltransferase produces MSFDLDARIRKVPDFPKPGILFYDITSILMDPEAFSYCIERMVERYKDRPVNAVAAVESRGFLFAAPFAHRMGLPLVLVRKKGKLPGKTRARRFQLEYGEDVIEVHEADVHEGQRILLVDDLVATGGTLKAAAELLTECGAEVEEIFCVIGLPFLKFREYLAGIPVTTLIDYEHE; encoded by the coding sequence ATGTCCTTCGATCTCGACGCGAGAATCCGCAAGGTGCCCGATTTCCCCAAGCCGGGCATCCTGTTCTACGACATCACGAGCATCCTCATGGATCCAGAGGCCTTCTCCTACTGCATCGAGCGGATGGTCGAGCGGTACAAGGACCGCCCTGTCAACGCGGTGGCAGCCGTGGAGTCCCGGGGGTTCCTCTTCGCCGCGCCCTTTGCCCACAGGATGGGGCTTCCCCTCGTCCTCGTGAGGAAGAAGGGCAAGCTTCCGGGCAAGACGCGGGCGCGACGGTTCCAGCTCGAGTACGGGGAGGACGTGATCGAGGTTCACGAGGCCGATGTGCACGAGGGGCAGCGCATCCTCCTGGTGGACGACCTGGTGGCCACGGGAGGCACGCTCAAGGCTGCGGCGGAACTCCTGACCGAGTGTGGGGCCGAGGTGGAGGAGATCTTCTGCGTCATCGGACTCCCCTTCCTCAAGTTCAGGGAGTACCTCGCCGGCATCCCCGTCACCACCCTCATCGACTACGAGCACGAGTAG
- the tsaD gene encoding tRNA (adenosine(37)-N6)-threonylcarbamoyltransferase complex transferase subunit TsaD produces the protein MRIVGIETSCDECGVAVVEDGRRILSNVVATQIEFHKPYSGVVPEIASRKHVEWIADVYLKALDEAGVAQESLDAVAVVNRPGLVGALVVGVAFAKALAYGLGKPLVAVDHIKAHLYAPLMEFDIPYPFLGLLLSGGHTVIAEVRSYDEFRVLGTTIDDACGEAFDKVAKHYGWGYPGGVVIDRLARKGIPEACAFPDPSLHKGRHRYDVSYSGLKTAAIHQLDQFWNPEYPRTDENLAAAFQKAAIDMILRRLELAVEDTGIRRIVVGGGVAANSYLRNALGARSDWHVFFPSLPLCGDNGAMVAGIAYHYAREGKFAALDLDVHARVEAFKPYAGT, from the coding sequence ATGAGGATAGTGGGTATAGAGACCTCGTGTGACGAGTGCGGGGTGGCGGTGGTCGAAGACGGACGACGCATCTTGAGCAACGTGGTGGCCACCCAGATAGAGTTCCACAAGCCGTACAGCGGGGTGGTGCCGGAGATCGCCTCCCGGAAGCACGTCGAATGGATAGCGGATGTGTACCTCAAGGCCCTCGATGAGGCAGGGGTGGCCCAGGAGTCCCTCGATGCGGTGGCCGTGGTGAACCGCCCGGGGCTCGTGGGCGCCCTGGTGGTGGGTGTGGCCTTCGCCAAGGCCCTCGCCTATGGGCTCGGGAAGCCTCTCGTCGCGGTGGATCACATCAAGGCCCATCTCTATGCTCCTCTGATGGAGTTCGATATCCCGTATCCGTTCCTGGGACTCCTCCTCTCGGGTGGGCACACCGTGATCGCAGAGGTGAGGAGCTACGACGAGTTTCGAGTGCTCGGTACCACCATTGACGATGCGTGCGGCGAGGCCTTCGACAAAGTGGCCAAGCACTATGGATGGGGATATCCCGGCGGTGTGGTGATAGACCGCCTCGCCCGGAAGGGGATCCCCGAGGCGTGCGCCTTCCCCGACCCCTCTCTCCACAAGGGGAGACACCGGTACGATGTCTCGTACTCGGGGCTCAAGACCGCGGCCATCCATCAGCTCGACCAGTTCTGGAATCCCGAGTACCCCCGGACCGACGAGAACCTCGCCGCAGCCTTCCAGAAGGCCGCCATCGACATGATCCTGAGACGACTCGAACTCGCGGTGGAGGATACGGGTATCCGCCGGATCGTGGTGGGCGGCGGGGTGGCCGCCAACTCGTATCTCAGGAACGCCCTTGGTGCCAGGTCCGATTGGCACGTGTTCTTTCCCTCTCTCCCGCTTTGCGGCGACAACGGTGCCATGGTGGCGGGTATCGCCTATCACTACGCGCGGGAGGGGAAGTTCGCCGCCCTCGATCTCGACGTCCATGCGCGGGTCGAGGCCTTCAAGCCCTATGCCGGCACGTGA